The following coding sequences lie in one Haladaptatus sp. DJG-WS-42 genomic window:
- the arcS gene encoding archaeosine synthase subunit alpha produces the protein MTEYFEVHHRDGAARVGELRLAESVTTPTLADDVVVDAGSRWPKERDLPEGDPEKVTILPYRGLPGGTAPEVADSFGPDYPDVEFPSAAVVSQYSVDDFGADVYVLSEAQRVIGHAAAFVDAIIAMKEATPADTALMLSGVATPANVATLVYAGVDLVDATQARIKGTQGFYLTTDGQHFLEDLAELPCACSACQKPLSEFTRADCAEHNVNALRAQLGIVRQRIRRGRLRDYIEGQARHEAWLTSAFRRFDQEYAYMEEHTPLFRRTELLAATEDSLKRVEIQRFADRVTSRYTNRFDNPLVLVPCSARKPYSESQSHGQYHDAIQFRAHLVSMTSPIGVVPQELETTYPAQHYDSVVTGHWSEDEKQFVAEVLKRYLERNEYPRIIAHVPEKGYRDIVERVEEALDLDIEYTVEDHPTTPESIGNLMQTLDGESKYLKSERQHNTLRALADYQFGDGAGDELFPDLSIQGRYPKLRAHTSDGTQLAAMVPLYGTLSFTLDGARHWLESDVPTKTVEIDNFVPQGSVLAPGVVTASEDIRVGDDVVVQGPQAFAVGVAQMSGREMATSTRGIAVQIRHVEEV, from the coding sequence ATGACTGAGTACTTCGAGGTGCACCACCGGGATGGGGCCGCCCGCGTCGGTGAACTTCGCCTCGCTGAGTCGGTGACGACGCCGACGCTCGCAGACGACGTGGTCGTCGATGCCGGGAGTCGCTGGCCAAAAGAGCGCGACCTCCCCGAGGGCGACCCGGAGAAGGTGACGATTCTCCCGTATCGCGGGCTTCCCGGCGGCACCGCGCCGGAAGTCGCAGACTCCTTTGGCCCCGACTACCCGGACGTGGAGTTCCCGAGCGCGGCCGTCGTCTCCCAGTACTCGGTAGACGACTTCGGCGCTGACGTGTACGTGCTCTCTGAGGCCCAACGCGTCATCGGCCATGCCGCCGCCTTCGTGGACGCCATCATCGCGATGAAAGAAGCCACGCCCGCAGACACCGCGCTCATGCTCTCTGGCGTCGCCACGCCCGCGAACGTCGCCACACTCGTCTACGCCGGGGTTGACCTCGTGGACGCCACCCAAGCGCGCATCAAGGGCACCCAAGGGTTCTACCTCACCACCGACGGCCAGCACTTCCTTGAGGACTTAGCAGAACTTCCGTGTGCGTGTTCAGCCTGTCAGAAACCGCTCTCCGAGTTCACCCGTGCCGACTGTGCAGAACACAACGTGAACGCGCTTCGCGCCCAGTTGGGCATCGTCCGCCAGCGCATTCGCCGCGGTCGCCTGCGCGACTACATCGAAGGGCAAGCACGCCACGAGGCGTGGCTCACGTCTGCCTTTCGCCGGTTCGACCAGGAGTACGCCTACATGGAGGAGCACACGCCGCTGTTTCGCCGCACCGAACTGCTCGCGGCGACCGAAGATTCGCTGAAACGCGTCGAAATCCAGCGGTTTGCAGACCGCGTGACCAGCCGCTATACAAACCGCTTCGACAACCCGCTCGTGCTCGTGCCGTGTTCTGCGCGCAAGCCCTACAGCGAGTCCCAGAGCCACGGGCAGTACCACGACGCGATTCAGTTCCGCGCCCACCTCGTCTCGATGACCTCGCCGATTGGCGTGGTGCCACAGGAACTCGAAACGACCTATCCGGCCCAGCACTACGATTCGGTTGTCACCGGCCACTGGTCTGAGGACGAAAAGCAGTTCGTCGCGGAAGTGCTGAAACGCTATCTCGAACGCAACGAGTATCCGCGTATCATCGCCCACGTCCCGGAGAAGGGCTACCGCGACATCGTCGAACGCGTCGAGGAAGCACTCGACTTGGACATCGAATACACGGTGGAAGACCACCCGACGACGCCCGAATCCATCGGCAACCTCATGCAGACGCTCGACGGCGAATCAAAGTATCTCAAAAGCGAGCGCCAGCACAACACGCTTCGCGCGCTCGCGGACTACCAGTTCGGTGACGGTGCGGGCGACGAGCTGTTCCCCGACCTCTCGATTCAGGGGCGATATCCGAAACTCCGGGCCCACACGTCCGACGGCACGCAGTTGGCCGCGATGGTGCCGCTTTACGGAACGCTCTCCTTTACGCTCGATGGTGCACGTCACTGGCTCGAAAGCGACGTGCCCACGAAAACCGTCGAAATCGACAACTTCGTTCCACAAGGGTCGGTGCTCGCCCCCGGCGTCGTTACTGCGAGCGAGGACATCCGCGTCGGCGACGACGTGGTCGTGCAAGGCCCACAAGCGTTCGCCGTCGGGGTCGCGCAGATGAGCGGCCGCGAGATGGCGACGAGCACGCGCGGCATCGCGGTGCAGATTCGCCACGTCGAAGAAGTATAG
- the tgtA gene encoding tRNA guanosine(15) transglycosylase TgtA, which yields MRDSFEVRDSDAAGRIGRLSVPRAGVTVETPALLPVVNPNRQTVAPSRLASEFGAEILITNSYIIYQSDDVREQALDVGLHEMLDFDGAIMTDSGSFQLAEYGEISVDTEEILQFQHDIGSDIGTPVDIPTPPDVSREQAEAELATTQERLEFAETVDVGEMLVNAPVQGSTYPDLRKAAAAHAYSTSLDVFPVGAVVPLMNGYRFDDMVDAVAAAKDGLGADAPVHLFGAGHPMMFALAVALGCDLFDSAAYALYARDGRYLTVRGTKHFDELDYFPCSCPVCAEHTPADLEQVSNKERERLLAEHNLHVSFEEIRTIKQAIRRGTLMELVETRARSHPAMLDGYRAMLEHAALLEEADPSSKDAFFYLSSESAYRPEVVRHHKRLTRLSPEGHVLLTEAGSSDNYDESWRLLPPFGPFPRALRETYPLTAEVPERIDDEAYRQAIAGIQALIAANPDTEFTVAHKGWPAAIVAGLPDDIDVVDLESMDKNDDAPEENHD from the coding sequence ATGCGCGACAGCTTCGAGGTCCGCGATTCAGACGCCGCGGGCCGCATCGGGCGACTTTCGGTTCCGCGGGCGGGCGTCACGGTGGAGACACCGGCGCTCCTCCCCGTCGTGAATCCGAACCGCCAGACGGTGGCTCCGTCCCGACTCGCTTCTGAGTTCGGCGCGGAGATTCTCATCACGAACAGCTACATCATCTACCAGAGCGACGACGTGCGCGAGCAAGCCTTAGACGTGGGTCTTCACGAGATGCTCGACTTCGACGGCGCGATCATGACGGATTCTGGTTCCTTCCAACTCGCAGAATACGGCGAAATCAGCGTGGATACCGAGGAAATCCTCCAGTTCCAACACGACATCGGTTCGGACATCGGGACGCCGGTTGACATTCCAACGCCCCCGGACGTGTCTCGCGAACAGGCAGAGGCGGAACTCGCCACCACCCAAGAGCGACTCGAATTCGCGGAAACCGTGGACGTCGGCGAGATGCTCGTGAACGCTCCCGTCCAAGGTTCGACCTACCCTGACCTCCGGAAAGCGGCCGCAGCACACGCCTACAGCACCTCACTCGACGTGTTCCCGGTCGGCGCGGTCGTTCCCCTCATGAACGGCTATCGCTTCGACGATATGGTGGACGCCGTCGCCGCCGCGAAAGACGGCCTCGGCGCGGACGCGCCGGTCCATCTGTTCGGCGCAGGCCACCCGATGATGTTCGCCCTCGCCGTCGCGCTTGGCTGTGACCTCTTTGACTCTGCGGCCTACGCGCTCTACGCCCGCGACGGGCGCTATCTCACTGTGCGGGGAACCAAGCACTTCGACGAACTCGACTACTTCCCATGTTCGTGCCCAGTCTGTGCCGAGCACACGCCTGCGGACTTAGAACAGGTCTCGAACAAGGAGCGAGAACGCCTGCTCGCAGAACATAACCTCCACGTTTCCTTCGAGGAGATTCGCACCATCAAGCAGGCCATCCGTCGCGGGACGCTCATGGAACTCGTCGAAACGCGCGCCCGTTCGCACCCGGCCATGTTGGACGGCTACCGGGCCATGCTCGAACACGCAGCCCTGCTCGAAGAAGCCGACCCATCGAGCAAAGACGCCTTCTTCTATCTCTCTTCTGAGAGCGCATACCGCCCCGAAGTCGTCCGCCACCACAAGCGACTCACGCGGCTGTCACCGGAGGGCCACGTCCTCCTCACCGAGGCAGGCTCCTCAGACAACTACGACGAGTCGTGGCGACTGCTCCCGCCGTTTGGCCCGTTCCCAAGGGCATTGCGCGAGACGTACCCGCTCACCGCGGAGGTGCCAGAACGCATCGACGACGAAGCGTATCGCCAAGCCATCGCCGGTATTCAAGCACTCATCGCGGCGAATCCCGACACCGAGTTCACGGTCGCCCACAAGGGCTGGCCCGCAGCCATCGTCGCGGGACTTCCAGACGACATCGACGTCGTGGACTTAGAATCGATGGACAAAAACGACGACGCGCCAGAGGAGAACCATGACTGA
- a CDS encoding NUDIX hydrolase, with the protein MTADPLEWETLATETAYTCPGFDVTHEDVRLPDGTETDFDFLSEPPAVVILPFTPDGDVVLIEEWRQAVKRVNRGLPAGTMESEDDDPAAAAHRELEEETGHEASRVEHLTTVEPANGIANAVHHYFVAYDCHPASEQNLDFNESIRVVTDSYDDLLAAIEAGEIRDGRAVLGTLYYERFA; encoded by the coding sequence ATGACCGCAGACCCCTTGGAGTGGGAAACGCTCGCCACGGAGACGGCCTACACCTGCCCCGGCTTCGACGTGACCCACGAAGACGTGCGCCTGCCCGACGGCACGGAGACGGATTTCGACTTTCTCTCAGAGCCGCCTGCTGTCGTTATTCTCCCGTTCACCCCGGACGGTGACGTGGTGCTCATCGAGGAGTGGCGACAGGCGGTAAAACGCGTGAATCGCGGGCTTCCAGCAGGAACGATGGAGTCCGAAGACGACGACCCGGCGGCCGCCGCCCACCGCGAACTCGAAGAGGAGACGGGTCACGAAGCAAGTCGAGTCGAGCACCTCACCACCGTCGAACCGGCAAACGGCATCGCGAACGCGGTGCATCACTACTTCGTCGCCTACGACTGCCACCCCGCGAGCGAGCAGAACCTCGATTTCAACGAGTCGATTCGCGTCGTAACCGACTCTTACGACGACCTGCTCGCGGCCATCGAAGCGGGCGAGATTCGAGATGGGCGGGCGGTGCTCGGGACGCTCTACTACGAACGCTTCGCTTGA
- a CDS encoding inositol monophosphatase has protein sequence MTATPSDVDRALSVARDAATAGGNVALSAFRTPLSITAKASKMDPVTQADVDAQNRVVEVIRNSFPDHTIVGEEGDQLKDVPDTGHAWVIDPIDGTNNFTHGNRVWATCIAYVVDGEPQAAVTRLPALGDEYVASTTTLRDNEPVTVSDRDDPELCTVSLTFGLQSQHRPLFAEVSRNLLESFGDLRRFGTGQVSLAMVAAGELDGAVSAVTLSPWDTVAGVHLVRQAGGTVTDIDGNPWRWDAEGVVASNGNIHDDLLSIIP, from the coding sequence GTGACAGCTACGCCATCCGATGTAGACCGCGCGCTCTCCGTCGCCCGCGACGCCGCGACCGCAGGCGGCAACGTCGCCCTCTCTGCGTTTCGGACGCCCCTTTCTATCACCGCGAAAGCGAGCAAGATGGACCCCGTGACGCAAGCCGACGTAGACGCCCAGAATCGCGTCGTCGAAGTCATCCGCAACTCGTTTCCCGACCACACGATTGTCGGTGAGGAGGGCGACCAACTCAAAGACGTTCCAGACACGGGCCATGCGTGGGTGATAGACCCCATCGACGGGACGAACAACTTCACCCACGGCAACCGTGTCTGGGCGACGTGCATCGCCTACGTCGTCGACGGCGAACCACAGGCCGCGGTCACGCGCCTGCCCGCCCTCGGCGACGAGTACGTTGCGAGCACGACAACTCTCCGCGACAACGAACCGGTGACGGTGAGCGACCGAGACGACCCCGAGCTGTGTACCGTCTCGCTCACCTTCGGCCTCCAGTCCCAACACCGCCCGCTGTTCGCAGAAGTGTCCCGCAACCTGCTCGAATCCTTTGGTGACCTCCGACGCTTTGGCACCGGCCAAGTCTCGCTTGCGATGGTTGCGGCGGGCGAACTCGACGGTGCGGTCTCCGCGGTCACGCTCTCGCCGTGGGACACCGTCGCGGGCGTCCACCTCGTCCGGCAAGCCGGGGGCACCGTGACCGACATCGACGGCAACCCGTGGAGATGGGACGCAGAGGGCGTTGTCGCCTCGAACGGGAATATCCACGACGACTTGCTCTCGATTATCCCCTGA
- the trmY gene encoding tRNA (pseudouridine(54)-N(1))-methyltransferase TrmY, whose amino-acid sequence MRQFIILGHDAPTTPDFSLDDLAGGAGRLDVLCRCVNSAFFLSHDIRKDVRVYLILQDDLTIRFEGSELRRLNPDERSTAALIRNALEEKENAIGHMEAEASPGVYLSRRGFEPILETAARDGTVVELHEDGDPIASVDVPDNPVFVLSDHHDFTDEEAALLSEAAELRVRIGPEILHADHTITVAHNFLDTEGYEKY is encoded by the coding sequence ATGCGCCAGTTCATCATCCTCGGCCACGACGCGCCGACGACGCCCGACTTCTCGCTCGACGACCTCGCGGGCGGTGCGGGCCGCTTAGACGTGCTCTGTCGGTGTGTCAACTCCGCCTTCTTCCTCTCCCACGACATCCGCAAAGACGTTCGCGTCTACCTCATCTTGCAGGACGACCTGACGATTCGCTTCGAGGGGAGCGAACTCCGCCGCCTGAACCCGGACGAACGCTCGACGGCCGCTCTGATTCGCAACGCACTCGAAGAAAAAGAAAACGCCATCGGGCACATGGAAGCCGAAGCCTCTCCCGGCGTCTACCTCTCACGGCGCGGCTTCGAGCCGATTCTCGAGACCGCCGCCCGCGACGGCACGGTCGTCGAACTCCACGAAGACGGCGACCCGATTGCGTCTGTGGACGTGCCCGATAACCCCGTGTTCGTCCTCTCCGACCATCACGATTTCACCGACGAAGAGGCAGCCTTGCTCTCTGAGGCAGCAGAACTGCGTGTGCGGATTGGGCCAGAAATTCTTCACGCAGACCACACCATCACCGTCGCGCACAATTTCCTCGACACCGAAGGGTATGAGAAATACTAA